One part of the Coffea eugenioides isolate CCC68of chromosome 10, Ceug_1.0, whole genome shotgun sequence genome encodes these proteins:
- the LOC113750715 gene encoding protein NETWORKED 2A-like yields MEEKVEYVLKIIEEEADTFKQRAEMYYRKRPELVNFVEDSVRRYRALAERYDHLSRELQNANKTIASVFPETVDLPMDDDDFDGQNLPVAAMPFDKFNILSNSKHPPPAPEISKAKNSSVRKRNGKMPTRLMSRKGFLKTNADDSAAAGPISGLNKSEALQKIDKIQKEILALQTEKEFVKSSYESGLEKYWNIENQISGMQTEVSNLQDEFGICKVIDDNEARTLMTATALKSCQQALTQLQEKQEKSAEEARGENRKLQETREKFKRLKEKFNSNQARQEVYLEEESRTSHNVGAYKQDKEVDNAEQNIIHDVEPLQKRIKEELQLNLASPLTMSELAEKVDELVDQIINLESAVFSQTAYVKRLTSETYELQTHLRSLEEEKDTLIEGSDGMNRKIRDLEEELQRVQRLNKCIQEKNNRLQDHCVEASCNLDDLSEKLLHVKLDEETEKLTLFSKDTHVPGVNPGKDILRNKKHAQNVEEIFHVVNIQAEKQASKPEQNRCKIKEINCPVQSSSSNHRDCILPYREVKSTTDASAGLEVQEIPSCSSVVLQRKVESDGIKGDSNSTSAESNGCLLSNQSQNQFTSLSGASLDVNSEEWFGEARDGIGPDYGSTIMKNRVKFNLVDTSTSETARDESFFQLNQQTNSDDFPTAQKVASPGANSQKKCSQDESVSPPDYHIKPLENVTMEEKVLKKDALVHSRSSICGKGIMYSNQGDHLCDKPIKGPMKDVHSDSSERRSAEEGCGTATYQSLSIEGHMKVESSPDDFFLSNRDDCMDGYSLKDRVGDLLDANLDKSDNNNNIQSAAKNHPRSFKIETGGDLSTPSASDNNRDMEEDYWNTAKASRNSGESRLSSQLNDLPMNSQVKSISETSPLKVLAANEDNRAPDISPTSSELATVKDQKMYSFPDQGKDQEAKQQQVFQPLQHDLSGNQDELGVGDDDQPNWKELFLSGLDDREKLLLQEYTSILRNYKEAKKKLNEVEKKKRASLFQYCIQIKVLKSANASKDAKIESLEKKLNLLGKKKDAAVDSIESRASASYHVSAEQNLLTEQKTLADMVGAPTPQSMDTRVESPPQEQPKISFVEENGAIKVINLDETQNLSVVEERIRTDIDELLEENIGFWMKFSTSFHQVQKFQTTVRDLQAELAEVKANNKHSGSTNHQLLVSEIRPIYRHLSEIQTELTLWLDQNDMLKDDLDNRLASLSGIQEEILSNAGSSAEETELSDYQAAKFQGEVLNMKQENNKLAGELHLGLERVKVILVEIERTLRDLDTEFGVAARKQQPRNSPIRSKIPLRTFLFGVKLKKQKPSFFACISPSLQKQYSDLKAVQI; encoded by the exons ATGGAAGAAAAAGTGGAGTACGTACTTAAAATCATTGAAGAGGAAGCTGACACGTTTAAACAGCGGGCTGAAATGTACTATAGGAAGAGACCAGAGCTCGTAAACTTTGTTGAAGATTCGGTCAGGAGATACAGAGCTTTGGCTGAGAGATATGATCATTTGTCAAGAGAGCTGCAGAATGCCAATAAAACCATTGCCTCTGTCTTCCCTGAAACTGTTGATTTACCGATGGATGACGATGATTTTGATGGACAAAACTTGCCTGTGGCAGCGATGCCTTTTGATAAATTCAACATCCTCTCCAACTCCAAGCATCCACCTCCTGCCCCTGAGATAAGTAAAGCAAAAAATAGCAGTGTTAGAAAGAGAAATGGCAAGATGCCAACTAGACTAATGTCAAGGAAGGGGTTCCTGAAGACTAATGCTGATGATTCAGCAGCTGCCGGTCCGATATCAGGATTGAACAAATCTGAGGCACTTCAAAAAATTGACAAGATTCAAAAGGAAATTTTGGCCCTTCAAACTGAAAAGGAGTTCGTGAAAAGCTCATACGAGTCTGGGCTAGAAAAATATTGGAACATTGAAAACCAGATAAGTGGAATGCAAACAGAGGTCAGCAACTTACAGGATGAGTTTGGGATTTGCAAGGTTATCGATGATAATGAAGCTCGAACCTTGATGACTGCCACAGCCCTGAAGTCATGCCAACAGGCCTTAACCCAATtacaagaaaaacaagaaaaatcagCTGAAGAGGCCCGAGGGGAGAACCGAAAACTTCAAGAAACCCGAGAGAAATTCAAGAGGCTAAAAGAGAAATTTAACAGCAATCAGGCACGTCAGGAAGTGTACTTGGAAGAAGAAAGCAGAACGAGCCACAACGTTGGAGCGTATAAGCAAGATAAAGAAGTAGACAATGCTGAACAGAACATTATTCATGACGTTGAACCACTGCAGAAAAGAATAAAGGAAGAGTTGCAGCTAAACTTAGCAAGTCCTCTGACCATGTCAGAACTTGCAGAGAAAGTTGATGAACTCGTGGATCAGATTATAAATTTGGAAAGTGCTGTATTTTCTCAGACTGCTTATGTAAAGAGATTAACGTCAGAGACATATGAGCTCCAGACACACCTTAGAAGTTTGGAAGAGGAGAAAGACACTCTGATTGAAGGTTCAGACGGCATGAATCGGAAGATAAGAGATCTTGAAGAAGAATTGCAGAGAGTACAAAGACTCAACAAGTGCATTCAAGAAAAGAACAACCGCCTCCAAGATCATTGTGTTGAAGCAAGTTGTAATCTCGATGATCTTTCTGAAAAATTGCTGCATGTGAAGCTAGATGAGGAGACAGAGAAGTTAACTTTATTCAGCAAAGATACCCATGTTCCAGGTGTCAATCCAGGCAAAGATATTCTTCGTAATAAGAAACACGCACAGAATgttgaagaaatttttcatgTTGTGAACATTCAAGCAGAGAAGCAAGCCAGCAAACCGGAGCAAAATAGATGCAAAATCAAGGAGATAAACTGTCCTGTGCAATCCAGCTCAAGCAACCACCGTGACTGTATCCTGCCATATAGAGAAGTGAAATCCACTACAGATGCCAGTGCAGGATTAGAAGTTCAAGAAATTCCTTCCTGCAGCTCTGTGGTTCTGCAACGTAAGGTAGAGAGTGATGGTATCAAGGGTGACAGCAACTCCACAAGTGCTGAATCAAACGGTTGTCTGCTGTCCAATCAAAGCCAAAACCAATTTACTTCCCTATCTGGAGCTTCTCTTGATGTGAATTCAGAAGAGTGGTTTGGAGAAGCAAGAGATGGGATAGGTCCTGATTATGGCTCAACAATTATGAAGAACAGAGTGAAATTTAATCTTGTGGATACCAGCACTTCTGAAACGGCAAGAGACGAAAGCTTTTTCCAATTAAATCAACAAACTAACAGTGATGATTTTCCCACAGCACAAAAAGTAGCTAGTCCAGGTGCCAATTCACAGAAAAAGTGCAGTCAAGATGAATCTGTGAGTCCACCTGACTATCACATTAAGCCTCTAGAAAATGTGACAATGGAAGAAAAAGTGCTGAAAAAGGATGCTCTGGTGCACAGCAGGTCTTCCATATGTGGAAAGGGTATAATGTATTCAAACCAAGGTGATCACCTTTGTGATAAACCAATAAAAGGTCCAATGAAAGATGTTCATAGCGACAGTTCTGAAAGGAGGTCAGCAGAAGAGGGTTGTGGTACAGCTACTTATCAGTCTTTGTCTATTGAAGGGCACATGAAAGTAGAATCCAGCCCGGATGACTTTTTTCTCTCCAACAGGGATGATTGCATGGATGGTTACTCATTGAAAGATCGAGTGGGAGATCTTCTGGATGCCAATCTAGATAAGTCAGATAACAATAACAACATCCAATCAGCTGCCAAGAACCATCCCAGGTCATTTAAGATAGAAACAGGTGGTGATCTTTCGACACCGAGTGCTTCTGATAACAATAGGGACATGGAGGAGGATTATTGGAATACCGCAAAAGCCAGCAGAAATTCTGGAGAGTCCAGACTCAGTAGCCAGCTTAATGATCTTCCAATGAATAGTCAAGTGAAAAGCATTTCAGAAACCAGTCCATTAAAGGTGCTTGCTGCAAATGAAGATAACAGAGCTCCTGACATCTCACCCACCTCATCAGAATTGGCAACTGTAAAGGACCAAAAGATGTACAGCTTTccggatcaag GCAAGGATCAGGAAGCAAAGCAGCAACAGGTGTTCCAGCCACTTCAACATGATCTCAGCGGGAACCAAGATGAACTTGGTGTAGGGGATGACGATCAGCCTAATTGGAAAGAGCTGTTTTTGAGTGGGTTAGATGACAGAGAGAAGCTTCTATTGCAGGAGTATACATCCATTCTTAGGAATTACAAGGAAGCAAAAAAGAAGCTCAATGAAGTGGAGAAGAAAAAGCGAGCTAGCCTTTTTCAGTATTGCATACAGATAAAAGTCCTCAAGAGTGCTAATGCCTCAAAAGATGCAAAGATTGAATCATTGGAGAAGAAACTGAACTTgcttgggaaaaaaaaagatgcagCTGTTGATTCAATAGAAAGCAGAGCCTCAGCCAGCTACCATGTCTCAGCTGAACAGAATTTACTAACAGAGCAGAAGACTCTTGCAGATATGGTAGGTGCTCCAACTCCTCAGTCCATGGATACTAGAGTGGAATCGCCTCCACAAGAGCAGCCAAAGATCTCCTTTGTGGAAGAGAATGGAGCCATCAAGGTTATTAACCTAGATGAAACTCAAAATCTTTCGGTTGTCGAAGAAAGAATTCGCACAGACATTGATGAATTGCTGGAGGAAAATATAGGATTCTGGATGAAGTTTAGCACCTCGTTCCATCAAGTACAAAAATTCCAAACAACTGTCCGGGATCTGCAAGCTGAGCTAGCAGAAGTGAAGGCAAACAACAAGCACAGTGGAAGCACAAACCATCAATTACTTGTATCAGAAATTCGTCCAATTTACAGGCACCTGTCAGAAATACAAACTGAGCTAACTCTATGGTTGGACCAAAATGACATGTTGAAAGATGACTTGGATAACAGGTTAGCCTCGCTGTCTGGCATACAAGAAGAGATCTTGTCAAATGCAGGGTCAAGTGCAGAAGAAACTGAGCTGAGTGACTATCAAGCAGCCAAGTTCCAGGGCGAGGTTTTGAATATGAAACAGGAGAACAATAAGCTTGCTGGTGAACTGCACTTGGGTCTGGAACGTGTCAAAGTCATCCTGGTTGAGATTGAAAGGACACTTAGAGACCTGGATACTGAGTTTGGAGTTGCCGCAAGAAAGCAACAACCTAGGAACTCACCGATTCGATCCAAAATTCCGTTGAGGACTTTCTTGTTTGGTGTAAAGTTAAAGAAACAGAAGCCATCATTCTTTGCTTGCATTAGTCCGTCATTGCAGAAGCAGTATAGCGACTTAAAAGCTGTACAGATATAG